A DNA window from Enterobacter cloacae subsp. cloacae ATCC 13047 contains the following coding sequences:
- the wecA gene encoding UDP-N-acetylglucosamine--undecaprenyl-phosphate N-acetylglucosaminephosphotransferase, giving the protein MDLLDTFTELTSIFLFTTCFLFFARKVAKYLGLVDKPNFRKRHQGMIPLVGGISVFAGLCFTFTIADYYVPHVKLYLMCATVLVLVGALDDRYDISVKIRAIVQAAVGIAMMVFAKLHLSSLGYIFGSWEMLLGPFGYFLTLFAVWVAINAFNMVDGIDGLLGGLSCVSFAAIGFILWFDGQYSLAMWCFAMIAAILPYILLNLGALGRRYKVFMGDAGSTLIGFTIIWILLETTQGKVHPISPVTALWIIAIPLMDMVAIMYRRLRKGMSPFSADRQHIHHLIMRAGFTSRQAFVLITLAAAILAGIGVAAEYAQFVPEWVMLVLFLLAFSLYGYCIKRAWKVARFIKRVKRRMRRNSGNNPTLTK; this is encoded by the coding sequence GTGGACCTACTTGATACGTTTACTGAACTAACCAGTATTTTTTTATTCACCACCTGCTTTCTGTTTTTTGCACGTAAGGTGGCGAAATATCTGGGGTTAGTGGATAAACCCAACTTCCGGAAGCGCCATCAGGGGATGATCCCTCTTGTAGGGGGAATCTCTGTTTTTGCTGGCCTTTGCTTCACCTTCACCATTGCTGACTACTATGTTCCGCATGTTAAGTTGTACCTGATGTGTGCGACGGTGTTGGTTTTGGTTGGGGCGCTCGACGATCGTTACGACATCAGTGTCAAAATTCGCGCTATCGTTCAGGCCGCGGTCGGCATTGCTATGATGGTGTTCGCAAAGCTTCATCTAAGCAGCCTCGGCTATATTTTTGGGTCGTGGGAGATGTTACTGGGCCCGTTTGGCTATTTCCTGACACTATTTGCTGTATGGGTTGCAATAAACGCATTCAACATGGTGGACGGCATAGATGGCTTGCTCGGTGGATTGTCCTGCGTCTCATTTGCTGCTATCGGTTTCATTTTATGGTTTGACGGTCAATACAGCCTGGCCATGTGGTGTTTTGCCATGATCGCGGCCATCCTTCCTTATATCTTATTAAATCTGGGAGCGTTAGGCCGCCGATATAAAGTGTTTATGGGTGATGCCGGTAGCACTCTGATCGGCTTTACAATCATCTGGATCTTGCTGGAAACCACACAAGGTAAAGTCCATCCCATTAGCCCGGTAACCGCGTTATGGATCATTGCCATCCCATTGATGGATATGGTTGCGATTATGTATCGCCGATTGCGTAAAGGGATGAGTCCGTTCTCCGCTGACCGCCAGCATATTCATCATTTAATCATGCGAGCCGGGTTCACTTCCCGTCAGGCATTTGTGCTTATTACACTGGCTGCTGCTATTCTGGCGGGAATTGGTGTGGCAGCTGAATACGCACAGTTTGTACCTGAGTGGGTTATGTTGGTACTGTTCTTGCTAGCGTTTTCTCTGTATGGCTATTGCATTAAACGCGCATGGAAAGTCGCTCGTTTCATTAAGCGTGTAAAACGCAGGATGCGCCGAAATAGTGGTAATAATCCAACTTTAACTAAATAA
- the wzzE gene encoding ECA polysaccharide chain length modulation protein: MTQPLVGAKSEMTENELDIRGLFRTLWAGKLWIAGIALGFALVALAYTFFAKQEWSATAITDKPTVNMLGGYYSQQQFLRNLDIKANLATPDQASVMDEAYKEFVMQLASWDTRRDFWSQTDYYKQRMVGNSKADAALLDDLINNIQFMPGDALRNLNDSVKLIAETAPDANNLLRQYVAFASQRAASHLNEELKGAWAARTIQMKAQVKRQEEVAKAIFSRRVHNIEQALKIAEQHNISRSETDVPADELPDSEMFLLGRPMLQARLENLQAVGPDFDLDYDQNRAMLNTLNVGPTLDPRFQTYRYLRTPEEPVKRDSPRRAFLMIMWGIVGALTGAGVALTRRRTN, from the coding sequence ATGACTCAACCGTTGGTGGGAGCAAAATCAGAGATGACCGAGAATGAGCTGGATATACGTGGCTTGTTTCGCACTTTATGGGCCGGAAAACTGTGGATTGCAGGCATTGCACTGGGCTTCGCATTAGTTGCACTCGCGTATACCTTTTTTGCAAAACAGGAATGGAGTGCAACGGCGATAACTGACAAACCCACTGTTAACATGTTGGGGGGATACTATTCCCAGCAGCAGTTCCTGCGCAACCTGGATATCAAGGCAAATCTGGCGACGCCCGATCAGGCTTCCGTCATGGATGAGGCGTATAAAGAGTTTGTCATGCAGCTGGCCTCCTGGGACACGCGTCGTGATTTCTGGAGCCAGACGGATTATTACAAGCAACGCATGGTGGGCAACAGCAAAGCCGATGCCGCGCTGCTGGATGACCTGATTAACAATATTCAGTTTATGCCGGGCGATGCGCTGCGTAATCTTAATGACAGCGTCAAACTGATTGCAGAGACGGCGCCGGATGCCAATAACCTGTTGCGCCAGTATGTCGCTTTTGCCAGCCAGCGCGCCGCAAGTCATCTTAATGAAGAACTGAAAGGCGCCTGGGCGGCCCGTACCATCCAGATGAAAGCGCAGGTAAAACGTCAGGAAGAGGTGGCTAAAGCCATATTCTCCCGCCGTGTTCATAACATTGAACAGGCACTCAAAATTGCGGAACAGCACAATATTTCTCGCAGCGAAACGGACGTTCCGGCGGATGAACTGCCTGATTCTGAAATGTTCCTGCTTGGTCGTCCGATGCTGCAGGCTCGTCTGGAAAACCTGCAGGCCGTTGGCCCTGATTTTGACCTCGACTACGATCAAAACCGCGCCATGCTCAACACCCTGAATGTAGGTCCAACGCTGGACCCGCGTTTTCAGACCTATCGTTATTTGCGAACGCCTGAAGAACCTGTAAAACGCGATAGCCCACGTCGTGCATTCCTGATGATCATGTGGGGGATTGTAGGCGCACTGACGGGCGCTGGCGTGGCGTTAACACGTCGTCGCACAAATTAA
- the trxA gene encoding thioredoxin TrxA, whose product MSDKIIHLTDDSFDTDVLKADGLTLVDFWAEWCGPCKMIAPILDEIADEYQGKLTVAKLNIDQNPGTAPKYGIRGIPTLLLFKNGEVAATKVGALSKGQLKEFLDANLA is encoded by the coding sequence ATGAGCGATAAAATTATTCACCTGACTGACGACAGTTTTGACACGGACGTACTTAAGGCTGACGGGCTGACCCTCGTCGATTTCTGGGCTGAATGGTGTGGTCCTTGCAAAATGATCGCCCCGATTCTGGATGAGATCGCTGACGAATATCAGGGCAAACTGACCGTTGCCAAGCTGAACATCGACCAGAACCCGGGTACCGCGCCAAAATACGGCATCCGTGGCATCCCGACCCTGCTGCTGTTTAAAAACGGCGAAGTGGCGGCGACCAAAGTGGGCGCACTGTCCAAAGGTCAACTGAAAGAGTTCCTCGACGCTAACCTGGCGTAA
- the gppA gene encoding guanosine-5'-triphosphate,3'-diphosphate diphosphatase, translating to MLSSTSLYAAIDLGSNSFHMLVVREVAGSIQTLTRIKRKVRLAAGLSSDNYLSPEAMERGWQCLRLFAERLQDIPHSQITVVATATLRLAVNAVDFIAKAQEILGCPVQVISGEEEARLIYQGVAHTTGGDDRRLVVDIGGASTELVTGTGAQATSLFSLSMGCVTWLERYFADRNLGKENFDEAENAAREVLRPVMDELRYHGWKVCVGASGTVQALQEIMMAQGMDERITLTKLQQLKQRAIQCGRLEELEIEGLTLERALVFPSGLAILIAIFTELNIQCMTLAGGALREGLVYGMLHLSVDQDIRTRTLRNVQRRFIVDTDQAQRVGQLASLFADQVKNSWDIDPLSRDLLLSACALHEIGLSVEYKQAPLHAAWLVRNLDLPGYTPAQKKLLATLLLNQTNAVDLSSLHQQNAVPPRVAEHLCRLLRLAILFASRRRDDLLPNIHLVADDERLSLTLPENWIDNHPLGAEMIEQECQWQSYVHWALEVK from the coding sequence ATGCTCAGCTCCACCTCGCTTTATGCGGCAATTGATCTCGGTTCGAATAGTTTTCATATGCTGGTTGTGCGCGAGGTGGCGGGAAGCATACAAACGCTGACGCGCATTAAGCGCAAGGTCCGCCTCGCGGCGGGCCTGAGCAGCGATAATTATCTCTCTCCCGAAGCCATGGAACGTGGCTGGCAGTGTCTGCGTCTCTTTGCCGAACGCCTGCAGGATATCCCCCATTCGCAAATTACCGTTGTCGCCACCGCGACGCTACGCCTGGCAGTAAACGCCGTGGATTTTATTGCCAAAGCGCAGGAAATTCTCGGGTGCCCGGTTCAGGTTATCAGCGGTGAAGAAGAAGCACGTCTGATCTATCAGGGTGTTGCGCACACGACGGGCGGCGACGATCGCCGTCTGGTCGTCGATATCGGGGGTGCCAGCACCGAGCTCGTCACCGGCACGGGCGCGCAGGCGACTTCGCTGTTCAGCCTGTCGATGGGCTGTGTGACCTGGCTTGAGCGCTACTTTGCCGATCGAAATCTGGGTAAAGAAAACTTCGACGAAGCGGAAAATGCCGCCCGCGAGGTGTTACGTCCGGTGATGGACGAACTGCGCTATCACGGCTGGAAAGTCTGCGTGGGTGCGTCAGGTACCGTGCAGGCGTTGCAGGAAATCATGATGGCCCAGGGGATGGACGAGCGGATCACGCTTACCAAGCTCCAGCAGTTAAAACAGCGCGCGATTCAATGTGGTCGCCTGGAAGAGCTGGAAATAGAAGGCCTGACGCTGGAACGCGCGCTGGTCTTCCCGAGCGGCCTGGCCATTTTGATCGCCATTTTTACCGAGCTGAACATCCAGTGTATGACGCTGGCCGGTGGTGCGCTGCGTGAAGGGCTGGTCTACGGAATGCTGCATCTTTCGGTTGATCAGGACATCCGCACCCGAACCCTGCGTAACGTACAGCGTCGCTTTATTGTCGATACCGATCAAGCGCAACGGGTAGGTCAGCTGGCATCACTGTTTGCCGATCAGGTAAAAAATAGCTGGGATATTGACCCGTTGAGCCGCGATCTGCTGCTAAGTGCCTGCGCGCTGCATGAAATTGGGCTGAGCGTCGAGTATAAGCAGGCGCCGCTGCACGCAGCCTGGCTGGTGCGTAATCTCGATCTGCCGGGCTACACGCCGGCACAAAAGAAACTGCTGGCAACGTTACTGCTGAACCAAACCAACGCCGTTGACCTCTCCTCGTTACATCAGCAAAACGCCGTGCCGCCGCGCGTGGCCGAGCATCTGTGCCGCCTGCTGCGTCTGGCAATTCTGTTTGCCAGCCGACGTCGCGATGATTTGCTGCCCAATATTCATCTGGTGGCGGATGACGAAAGACTGTCTCTGACGCTGCCGGAAAACTGGATTGATAATCACCCGCTTGGGGCAGAGATGATTGAGCAGGAGTGCCAGTGGCAGAGCTATGTCCACTGGGCGCTTGAAGTGAAGTAA
- the rhlB gene encoding ATP-dependent RNA helicase RhlB: MSKTHLTEQKFSDFALHPKVIEALENKGFHNCTPIQALALPLTLAGRDVAGQAQTGTGKTMAFLTSTFHYLLSHPAIADRKVNQPRALIMAPTRELAVQIHADAEPLTQATGLKIGLAYGGDGYDKQLKVLESGVDILIGTTGRLIDYAKQNHINLGAIQVVVLDEADRMYDLGFIKDIRWLFRRMPPANQRLNMLFSATLSYRVRELAFEQMNNAEYVEVEPEQKTGHRIKEELFYPSNEEKMRLLQTLIEEEWPDRAIIFANTKHRCEDIWGHLAADGHRVGLLTGDVAQKKRLRILDEFTRGDLDILVATDVAARGLHIPAVTHVFNYDLPDDCEDYVHRIGRTGRAGASGHSISLACEEYALNLPAIEAYIGHSIPQSKYNPDALLSELPPPKRLTRARSGNGPRRSGAPRNRRRSG; encoded by the coding sequence ATGAGCAAAACACATTTAACAGAACAGAAGTTTTCCGACTTCGCCCTGCACCCAAAAGTGATTGAAGCCCTTGAAAATAAAGGGTTTCATAACTGCACGCCCATTCAGGCTCTCGCCCTGCCGCTGACGCTGGCCGGTCGTGACGTAGCAGGGCAGGCGCAAACCGGTACTGGCAAAACGATGGCGTTTTTAACGTCAACGTTTCACTATTTACTTTCTCATCCAGCGATTGCAGACCGCAAAGTTAACCAGCCGCGCGCGCTTATCATGGCTCCGACGCGAGAACTGGCGGTACAGATCCACGCAGACGCTGAACCTCTGACGCAGGCGACCGGCCTGAAGATTGGCCTGGCTTACGGCGGCGATGGCTACGATAAGCAGCTGAAAGTGCTGGAAAGCGGCGTGGATATCCTGATCGGTACCACTGGCCGTCTTATCGATTATGCAAAACAGAATCACATTAACCTCGGCGCAATCCAGGTTGTGGTGCTGGATGAAGCCGACCGCATGTACGATCTGGGCTTTATCAAAGACATCCGCTGGCTGTTCCGTCGCATGCCCCCAGCGAACCAGCGTCTGAACATGCTGTTCTCCGCTACCCTTTCTTATCGCGTACGCGAGCTGGCGTTCGAGCAGATGAACAACGCCGAATATGTGGAAGTGGAGCCGGAGCAGAAAACAGGTCACCGCATTAAAGAAGAGCTCTTCTATCCTTCCAATGAAGAGAAAATGCGCCTGCTGCAAACGCTGATCGAAGAAGAGTGGCCAGATCGCGCCATTATCTTCGCGAACACCAAACACCGCTGTGAAGATATTTGGGGCCATCTGGCTGCGGATGGTCACCGTGTGGGTCTGCTGACCGGCGATGTGGCACAGAAAAAACGCCTGCGTATTCTCGACGAATTTACCCGTGGCGATCTCGATATTCTGGTCGCAACCGACGTGGCCGCGCGTGGTCTGCATATACCCGCCGTCACGCACGTCTTCAACTATGACCTGCCGGATGACTGCGAAGACTACGTACACCGCATTGGTCGTACCGGTCGTGCAGGCGCAAGCGGTCACTCCATTAGCCTTGCGTGTGAAGAATATGCGCTGAATCTCCCGGCGATTGAGGCCTACATTGGTCACTCTATTCCACAGAGTAAATACAATCCGGATGCGCTGTTAAGCGAACTGCCGCCGCCTAAGCGCCTTACCCGCGCCCGCTCCGGCAATGGCCCGCGTCGTTCTGGCGCACCGCGTAATCGTCGTCGTTCAGGTTAA
- the rho gene encoding transcription termination factor Rho, with product MNLTELKNTPVSELITLGENMGLENQARMRKQDIIFAILKQHAKSGEDIFGDGVLEILQDGFGFLRSADSSYLAGPDDIYVSPSQIRRFNLRTGDTISGKIRPPKEGERYFALLKVNEVNYDKPENSRNKILFENLTPLHANSRLRMERGNGSTEDLTARVLDLASPIGRGQRGLIVAPPKAGKTMLLQNIAQSIAYNHPDCVLMVLLIDERPEEVTEMQRLVKGEVVASTFDEPASRHVQVAEMVIEKAKRLVEHKKDVIILLDSITRLARAYNTVVPASGKVLTGGVDANALHRPKRFFGAARNVEEGGSLTIIATALIDTGSKMDEVIYEEFKGTGNMELHLSRKIAEKRVFPAIDYNRSGTRKEELLTTQEELQKMWILRKIIHPMGEIDAMEFLINKLAMTKTNDDFFDMMKRS from the coding sequence ATGAATCTTACCGAATTAAAGAATACGCCGGTTTCTGAGCTGATCACTCTCGGCGAAAATATGGGACTGGAAAACCAGGCTCGTATGCGCAAGCAGGACATCATTTTCGCCATCCTGAAGCAGCACGCTAAGAGTGGCGAAGATATCTTTGGCGACGGTGTGCTGGAGATATTGCAAGACGGATTTGGTTTCCTCCGCTCTGCAGACAGCTCCTACCTCGCCGGCCCTGACGACATCTACGTATCCCCCAGCCAAATCCGCCGTTTCAACCTCCGCACTGGTGACACCATTTCAGGTAAGATTCGTCCTCCAAAAGAGGGTGAACGCTACTTTGCGCTGTTGAAAGTTAACGAAGTTAACTACGACAAACCGGAAAACTCGCGTAACAAGATCCTCTTCGAGAACTTAACGCCGCTGCACGCGAACTCTCGTCTGCGTATGGAGCGTGGTAACGGTTCTACCGAAGACTTAACCGCGCGCGTGCTGGATCTGGCTTCGCCAATTGGTCGTGGTCAACGTGGTCTGATTGTGGCACCGCCAAAAGCGGGTAAAACCATGCTGCTGCAGAACATCGCGCAGAGCATTGCCTACAACCACCCTGACTGTGTGCTGATGGTACTGCTGATTGACGAACGTCCGGAAGAAGTGACCGAGATGCAGCGTCTGGTGAAAGGTGAAGTAGTGGCGTCGACCTTTGACGAGCCAGCATCCCGTCACGTTCAGGTTGCGGAAATGGTTATTGAGAAGGCGAAACGCCTGGTTGAGCACAAGAAAGACGTTATCATTCTGCTCGACTCCATCACCCGTCTGGCGCGTGCCTACAACACCGTGGTTCCGGCTTCCGGTAAAGTACTGACCGGTGGTGTGGATGCCAACGCCCTGCATCGTCCGAAGCGCTTCTTCGGTGCTGCACGTAATGTGGAAGAGGGCGGTAGCCTGACCATCATCGCGACGGCTCTTATCGATACCGGCTCCAAAATGGACGAAGTGATCTACGAAGAGTTTAAAGGGACAGGTAACATGGAACTGCACCTCTCTCGTAAGATTGCAGAAAAACGTGTCTTCCCGGCTATCGACTACAACCGTTCCGGTACCCGTAAGGAAGAGCTGCTCACCACTCAGGAAGAGCTGCAGAAAATGTGGATCCTGCGCAAAATCATTCATCCGATGGGTGAAATCGACGCAATGGAATTCCTCATTAACAAACTGGCGATGACCAAAACCAACGACGATTTCTTCGACATGATGAAGCGCTCGTAA